One segment of Streptomyces sp. YIM 121038 DNA contains the following:
- a CDS encoding nuclear transport factor 2 family protein has translation MTEPSTPILPPPALPTRAEDVPAAFAARFNSGDPEAVRALYEPRAAFVPESGVPVHGDAAIAAQNAPFLALGLPISVRTRQVHVAGDGDVALLVVDWEIGDEVRATATDVARRGADGYWRYVIDSPFGAAPRSD, from the coding sequence ATGACCGAGCCGAGCACCCCCATCCTGCCTCCGCCCGCCCTGCCGACGCGCGCCGAGGACGTGCCCGCCGCGTTCGCCGCGCGGTTCAACAGCGGTGATCCGGAGGCGGTCCGCGCGCTGTACGAGCCGCGCGCCGCGTTCGTACCGGAGTCCGGCGTGCCGGTGCACGGGGACGCCGCGATCGCCGCGCAGAACGCCCCGTTCCTGGCCCTCGGCCTGCCCATCTCCGTACGCACCCGACAGGTGCACGTCGCTGGTGACGGCGATGTCGCGCTGCTCGTCGTGGACTGGGAGATCGGTGACGAGGTGCGCGCGACGGCCACGGACGTGGCACGACGCGGCGCCGACGGATACTGGCGATATGTGATCGACAGTCCGTTCGGCGCCGCGCCTCGGAGCGACTAG
- a CDS encoding S8 family serine peptidase, producing the protein MTSPAQAGSGSAAAAQERVRTPVKHHVTLLTGDRVTVDAKGRVTGFAPGKGRAHIPVRTTRLDGHTLVVPADAQRLIASGKLDQRLFDITELSKKSSRASQKQGLKVIVAYKGAAAGARADVRDAGGTKLRRSLKTLNADAVQTPKRDAAKLWDALTAERGAARTTASGISRVWLDGTRRASLDKSVKQIGAPKAWQAGYDGKGVKIAVLDTGVDATHPDLKEQVVGAKNFTPSPDAKDRVGHGTHVASIAAGTGTKNSAYKGVAPGAKVLNGKVLGDEGSGDDSGIIAGIEWAAAEGADVVNLSLGGGDTPGVDPLEAAVNKVSEDKGILFAIAAGNDGAPASVGSPGSADAALTVGAVDDKDKLADFSSQGPRVGDGAIKPDVTAPGVDITAAAAPGSQIEKEVGQKPEGYLTISGTSMATPHAAGAAALLKQQHPTWKYTELKGALTASTKPGKYTPFQQGSGRIAVDNAIKQSVIADPVSVSFGTQAWPHTDDKPVTKKVTYRNLGSAAVTLDLALTTADPKGNPAPSGFYKLGAKKVTVPAGGTASVDLTSDTKLGGTLDGAYSAYVTANGGGQSVRTAAAVNREVESYDVTVKHVGRDGQAATAYSSALFGLSGLAAQQDFEVYDPSGTAKVRVPKGGYALDASVFVDPQDAAKGIDWVVQPKLNVTKDTTVTVDARTAKPVDVTVPAADAKSELALPLYGITTDAADFASGWFLDSYAGFRTAHLGPAVTDGSLRQSWDARWTKGEKAEYDVVSGGKVKQFATGYTKHYKESDLATVKVGLGAASSGKKATVGALGYLPDSDLSVALGVPQKAPGTRTLYVSAIDKVKWSLEFEQLGAAGDDGSPVSDASYSLGAPQTFTAGKTYEKKFNTAVFGPRIGGEFGVFRKGNEISGFLPLFADGQTHAGSSRYASVKTTLKHNGTQIGENTDPLTGEAFKVPAGDAQYQLSTSVKRSVAVAAASTRIDASYSFRSKKTTAVTKLPVSGVRFNAAVGLDSRVPAGEKQSVPVTVQGAAAGANLKSLTVWVSYDYGRNWKPVEVRNGKISVKNPDAGKGISFHAKISDKKGNKSTLSIYNAYYGK; encoded by the coding sequence CGGCCGACGCCCAGCGCCTGATAGCCAGCGGCAAGCTCGACCAGCGGCTCTTCGACATCACCGAGCTGAGCAAGAAGAGCAGCCGGGCGTCCCAGAAGCAGGGCCTGAAGGTCATCGTCGCCTACAAGGGCGCGGCCGCCGGGGCCAGGGCCGACGTCCGGGACGCGGGCGGCACCAAGCTCCGCCGCTCCCTGAAGACGCTCAACGCCGACGCCGTACAGACCCCGAAGCGCGACGCCGCGAAGCTCTGGGACGCGCTCACCGCGGAGCGCGGCGCGGCCCGCACCACCGCGTCCGGCATCAGCCGCGTCTGGCTGGACGGCACCCGCAGGGCGAGCCTCGACAAGAGCGTCAAGCAGATCGGCGCCCCCAAGGCCTGGCAGGCCGGGTACGACGGCAAGGGCGTGAAGATCGCCGTCCTGGACACCGGTGTGGACGCCACCCACCCCGACCTCAAGGAACAGGTCGTCGGGGCGAAGAACTTCACCCCGTCGCCCGACGCCAAGGACCGCGTCGGCCACGGCACGCACGTCGCCTCCATCGCCGCGGGCACCGGCACGAAGAACAGCGCCTACAAGGGCGTCGCCCCCGGCGCGAAGGTCCTCAACGGCAAGGTCCTCGGCGACGAGGGCTCCGGCGACGACTCCGGGATCATCGCGGGCATCGAGTGGGCGGCCGCCGAGGGCGCCGACGTGGTGAACCTGAGCCTCGGCGGCGGCGACACGCCCGGCGTGGACCCGCTGGAGGCCGCGGTCAACAAGGTCTCCGAGGACAAGGGCATCCTCTTCGCGATCGCCGCGGGCAACGACGGGGCACCCGCCTCGGTCGGCTCGCCGGGCAGCGCGGACGCGGCCCTGACGGTCGGCGCGGTCGACGACAAGGACAAGCTCGCGGACTTCTCCAGCCAGGGTCCGCGCGTCGGCGACGGCGCGATCAAGCCCGACGTGACGGCGCCGGGCGTGGACATCACCGCCGCCGCGGCCCCGGGCAGCCAGATCGAGAAGGAGGTCGGGCAGAAGCCGGAGGGCTATCTGACGATCTCCGGCACCTCGATGGCGACGCCGCACGCCGCGGGCGCCGCCGCGCTGCTCAAGCAGCAGCACCCGACCTGGAAGTACACCGAGCTGAAGGGCGCGCTCACCGCGTCCACCAAGCCCGGCAAGTACACGCCGTTCCAGCAGGGTTCGGGCCGGATCGCCGTCGACAACGCCATCAAGCAGTCCGTGATCGCCGACCCGGTGTCGGTGAGCTTCGGCACCCAGGCGTGGCCGCACACCGACGACAAGCCGGTCACCAAGAAGGTCACGTACCGCAACCTCGGCAGCGCCGCGGTCACCCTCGACCTGGCCCTCACGACGGCCGACCCCAAGGGCAACCCGGCGCCCTCCGGCTTCTACAAGCTCGGCGCCAAGAAGGTCACCGTCCCCGCGGGCGGCACCGCCTCGGTCGACCTGACCAGCGACACCAAGCTGGGCGGCACCCTCGACGGCGCGTACTCCGCGTACGTGACCGCGAACGGCGGCGGCCAGTCCGTGCGCACGGCCGCCGCGGTGAACCGCGAGGTCGAGTCGTACGACGTGACGGTGAAGCACGTCGGCCGCGACGGTCAGGCCGCCACGGCCTACAGCTCGGCCCTCTTCGGCCTCTCCGGGCTCGCCGCCCAGCAGGACTTCGAGGTCTACGACCCGTCCGGCACGGCCAAGGTCCGCGTGCCCAAGGGCGGTTACGCCCTGGACGCCAGCGTCTTCGTCGACCCGCAGGACGCCGCCAAGGGCATCGACTGGGTCGTCCAGCCGAAGCTGAACGTCACCAAGGACACCACGGTGACCGTGGACGCGCGCACGGCGAAGCCCGTCGACGTGACGGTGCCCGCCGCCGACGCCAAGTCCGAGCTGGCGCTGCCGCTCTACGGCATCACGACCGACGCCGCCGACTTCGCCTCGGGCTGGTTCCTCGACTCCTACGCGGGCTTCCGCACCGCGCACCTCGGCCCGGCCGTCACCGACGGCTCGCTGCGGCAGAGCTGGGACGCGCGCTGGACCAAGGGCGAGAAGGCCGAGTACGACGTCGTGTCGGGCGGCAAGGTCAAGCAGTTCGCCACCGGCTACACCAAGCACTACAAGGAGTCCGACCTCGCCACGGTGAAGGTCGGCCTCGGCGCCGCGTCCAGCGGGAAGAAGGCCACGGTCGGCGCCCTCGGCTATCTGCCGGACAGCGATCTGAGCGTCGCGCTCGGCGTGCCGCAGAAGGCCCCGGGCACGCGCACCCTGTACGTCTCCGCGATCGACAAGGTCAAGTGGAGCCTGGAGTTCGAGCAGCTGGGGGCCGCGGGTGACGACGGCAGTCCGGTCTCCGACGCCTCGTACTCGCTCGGCGCGCCGCAGACCTTCACGGCGGGCAAGACGTACGAGAAGAAGTTCAACACGGCCGTCTTCGGGCCGCGGATCGGCGGCGAGTTCGGCGTCTTCCGCAAGGGCAACGAGATCTCCGGCTTCCTGCCGCTGTTCGCCGACGGCCAGACGCACGCGGGCAGCTCCCGCTACGCGTCGGTGAAGACCACCCTGAAGCACAACGGCACGCAGATCGGTGAGAACACCGACCCGCTGACCGGCGAGGCCTTCAAGGTGCCCGCGGGCGACGCGCAGTACCAGCTGTCGACCTCGGTCAAGCGCAGCGTGGCCGTGGCCGCGGCCTCCACGCGGATCGACGCGAGCTACTCGTTCCGCTCGAAGAAGACCACGGCCGTCACCAAGCTGCCCGTCTCCGGCGTGCGCTTCAACGCGGCCGTCGGCCTCGACAGCCGGGTGCCCGCGGGCGAGAAGCAGTCCGTGCCGGTGACGGTGCAGGGCGCGGCCGCCGGGGCGAACCTCAAGTCCCTGACGGTCTGGGTCAGTTACGACTACGGCCGCAACTGGAAGCCCGTCGAGGTCAGGAACGGCAAGATCTCGGTGAAGAACCCGGACGCGGGCAAGGGCATCTCCTTCCACGCCAAGATCAGCGACAAGAAGGGCAACAAGTCGACGCTGTCGATCTACAACGCGTACTACGGCAAGTGA
- a CDS encoding VOC family protein, with protein sequence MSIELNHTIVHAEDTQASAQFLADILGLQVGPQYGPFTPVEIPNGVTLDYYEGDGEPFVPQHYAFMVSEPEFDEIFGRIKERGLTYWADPHHTRENAINTNDGGRGLYWDDPNGHKLEIITRPYGSGDA encoded by the coding sequence ATGAGCATCGAGCTGAACCACACCATCGTCCACGCCGAGGACACGCAGGCGTCCGCGCAGTTCCTCGCCGACATCCTGGGGCTCCAGGTCGGCCCCCAGTACGGTCCGTTCACCCCCGTGGAGATCCCCAACGGCGTCACGCTCGACTACTACGAGGGCGACGGCGAACCGTTCGTGCCGCAGCACTACGCGTTCATGGTCTCGGAGCCGGAGTTCGACGAGATCTTCGGCCGCATCAAGGAGCGGGGCCTGACCTACTGGGCGGACCCGCACCACACGCGGGAGAACGCGATCAACACGAACGACGGCGGCCGCGGGCTCTACTGGGACGACCCCAACGGTCACAAGCTGGAGATCATCACCAGGCCGTACGGATCCGGGGACGCCTGA
- a CDS encoding helix-turn-helix domain-containing protein has translation MAHRTVSQAGQGVRGARPGLPDDPRARVTAPSPGCPVEVTLAALRGRWTTLVVRELLAGDVYAYSELAAALPELSDKVLAERLARLTAAGVVRRKRTPGWPPTVTYRLTPHGRELGPVLQALWDWGAAAALDVPEEEADPP, from the coding sequence GTGGCTCACCGAACGGTAAGTCAGGCAGGTCAGGGCGTTCGCGGGGCGCGGCCCGGACTCCCCGACGATCCGCGCGCCCGGGTCACGGCGCCGAGTCCCGGCTGCCCCGTGGAGGTCACGCTCGCGGCCCTGCGGGGCCGCTGGACCACGCTCGTGGTGCGCGAGCTGCTCGCGGGTGACGTGTACGCGTATAGCGAACTCGCCGCCGCGCTACCGGAGTTGTCCGACAAGGTACTTGCGGAGCGGCTGGCACGGCTCACCGCCGCCGGCGTGGTCCGGCGCAAGCGGACGCCCGGCTGGCCGCCCACCGTCACCTATCGACTCACCCCGCACGGCAGGGAGCTCGGTCCGGTGCTCCAGGCCCTCTGGGACTGGGGCGCGGCCGCCGCCCTTGACGTCCCGGAAGAGGAAGCCGACCCGCCATGA
- a CDS encoding cystathionine gamma-synthase, with the protein MSDSHSSQSFETVAIHAGNTADPLTGAVVPPIYQVSTYKQDGVGGLRGGYEYSRSANPTRTALEENLAALENGRRGLAFASGLAAEDCLLRTLLAPGDHVVIPNDAYGGTFRLFAKVVARWGVEWSVADTSDPASVRAALTPKTKAVWVETPSNPLLGITDIAAVAQIAHEAGARLVVDNTFASPYLQQPLALGADVVVHSMTKYMGGHSDVVGGALIVNDDALGEELAYHQNAMGAVAGPFDSWLVLRGVKTLAVRMDRHSENATRVAEMLTSHARVTNVFYPGLDSHPGHEIAAKQMKAFGGMVSFQVEGGEEAAVEVCNRARLFTLGESLGGVESLIEHPGRMTHASVAGSALEVPADLVRLSVGIEAVDDLLADLKQALG; encoded by the coding sequence ATGAGTGACTCGCACAGCAGCCAGAGCTTCGAGACCGTAGCCATCCACGCGGGCAACACCGCCGACCCGCTCACGGGCGCCGTCGTCCCGCCCATCTACCAGGTGTCCACGTACAAGCAGGACGGAGTCGGCGGACTCCGCGGCGGTTACGAGTACAGCCGCAGCGCCAACCCCACCCGTACCGCGCTCGAGGAGAACCTCGCCGCCCTGGAGAACGGCCGCCGCGGCCTCGCCTTCGCCTCCGGGCTCGCCGCCGAGGACTGCCTGCTGCGTACGCTGCTCGCCCCCGGCGACCACGTGGTCATCCCCAACGACGCGTACGGCGGTACGTTCCGCCTCTTCGCGAAGGTCGTCGCGCGGTGGGGCGTGGAGTGGTCCGTCGCGGACACCTCGGACCCGGCGTCCGTACGAGCGGCCCTCACCCCCAAGACGAAGGCCGTCTGGGTCGAGACCCCCTCCAACCCGCTGCTCGGCATCACGGACATCGCCGCCGTCGCGCAGATCGCCCACGAGGCGGGCGCCCGCCTGGTCGTGGACAACACCTTCGCCAGCCCCTACCTCCAGCAGCCGCTCGCCCTCGGTGCCGACGTCGTCGTGCACTCGATGACGAAGTACATGGGCGGCCACTCGGACGTCGTGGGCGGCGCCCTGATCGTCAACGACGACGCCCTGGGCGAGGAGCTCGCCTACCACCAGAACGCGATGGGCGCGGTCGCCGGGCCCTTCGACTCCTGGCTGGTGCTGCGCGGCGTCAAGACCCTCGCCGTCCGCATGGACCGGCACAGCGAGAACGCGACCCGCGTCGCCGAGATGCTGACCAGCCACGCGCGCGTGACCAACGTCTTCTACCCGGGTCTCGACTCGCACCCCGGCCACGAGATCGCCGCCAAGCAGATGAAGGCCTTCGGCGGCATGGTGTCGTTCCAGGTCGAGGGCGGCGAAGAGGCGGCCGTGGAGGTCTGCAACCGGGCCCGCCTGTTCACGCTCGGCGAGTCCCTCGGCGGCGTGGAGTCCCTGATCGAGCACCCCGGCCGCATGACGCACGCCTCCGTGGCGGGCTCGGCCCTGGAGGTCCCGGCCGACCTGGTGCGCCTGTCGGTGGGCATCGAGGCGGTCGACGACCTCCTCGCGGACCTCAAGCAGGCCCTGGGCTAG
- a CDS encoding NAD(P)-dependent alcohol dehydrogenase, translating into MTAQTAPQTTTPTPGAHQVPAYAAPAASAPLERTTVPRRPVGEHDVLIDIKYAGICHSDIHQARDGWGEGIFPMVPGHEIAGVVAEVGPGVTKFAVGDRVGVGCMVDSCRVCDACRAGLEQYCVEGNVQTYNALDKNGEPTYGGYSRQIVVDEAFTLRIPDGLSLDVAAPLLCAGITTYSPLAHWNAGPGKKVAVVGLGGLGHMAVRIAHAMGAEVTVLSQTLRKKDDGLRLGAAHYYATADDATFEQLAGSFDLIVSTVSAPLPFDKYLGLLKTDGALVNVGAPEEPVSLNVFSLMLQRKTLAGSAIGGIPETQEMLDFCAEHGLGAEIELISADRINEAYERVLRSDVRYRFVIDAATI; encoded by the coding sequence ATGACCGCACAGACAGCTCCGCAGACCACCACCCCGACCCCCGGGGCCCACCAGGTCCCGGCCTACGCCGCCCCCGCGGCCTCCGCGCCCCTGGAGCGCACCACCGTGCCGCGCCGCCCGGTCGGCGAGCACGACGTGCTGATCGACATCAAGTACGCCGGGATCTGTCACTCCGACATCCACCAGGCCCGTGACGGCTGGGGCGAGGGCATCTTCCCGATGGTGCCGGGACACGAGATCGCGGGCGTCGTCGCCGAGGTCGGCCCCGGCGTCACCAAGTTCGCGGTGGGCGACCGCGTCGGCGTCGGCTGCATGGTCGACTCCTGCCGCGTGTGCGACGCCTGCCGGGCGGGCCTGGAGCAGTACTGCGTCGAGGGCAACGTCCAGACGTACAACGCGCTCGACAAGAACGGCGAGCCCACCTACGGCGGCTACTCCCGGCAGATCGTCGTCGACGAGGCCTTCACGCTGCGCATCCCCGACGGCCTCTCCCTGGACGTGGCCGCGCCGCTGCTGTGCGCGGGCATCACCACGTACTCCCCGCTCGCGCACTGGAACGCGGGCCCCGGCAAGAAGGTCGCGGTCGTCGGGCTCGGCGGCCTCGGCCACATGGCCGTCAGGATCGCGCACGCGATGGGCGCGGAGGTGACCGTCCTGTCGCAGACCCTGCGCAAGAAGGACGACGGGCTCCGGCTGGGCGCCGCCCACTACTACGCCACCGCTGACGACGCCACGTTCGAGCAGCTCGCGGGCTCCTTCGACCTGATCGTCTCCACGGTGTCGGCGCCGCTGCCCTTCGACAAGTACCTGGGCCTGCTGAAGACCGACGGCGCCCTGGTGAACGTGGGCGCCCCCGAGGAGCCCGTGTCCCTCAACGTCTTCTCGCTCATGCTCCAGCGCAAGACCCTCGCGGGCTCCGCCATCGGCGGCATCCCCGAGACCCAGGAGATGCTGGACTTCTGCGCCGAGCACGGCCTGGGCGCGGAGATCGAGCTGATCAGCGCCGACCGGATCAACGAGGCCTACGAGCGGGTCCTGCGCAGCGACGTCCGCTACCGCTTCGTCATCGACGCCGCGACGATCTGA
- a CDS encoding alpha/beta fold hydrolase — protein MPLAFADDGTGLAYALQGSGEPLVLLSGQSNSRRWWDPVVADFAAAFTVVTPDWRGTGESDRPDTDSYSTRGFADDVAAVLADAGIERAHVYGTSMGGRVAQWLAADRPDLVDRLVLGCTSPGAPHGVERGPEVRRALTQPDQEAAARALRELMYTPAWLAAQEAAGRTAFPTLGDPTMPGHARRRHLRASARHDAWDALLRIKAPTLVVHGDDDAFNPTANAPLLAERIADARMRLVPGARHAYFEEFADVATPLVLAFLHGE, from the coding sequence ATGCCCCTCGCCTTCGCCGACGACGGCACCGGACTCGCCTACGCACTGCAAGGCTCCGGTGAGCCGCTGGTCCTGCTGAGCGGGCAGTCCAACAGCCGGCGCTGGTGGGACCCCGTCGTGGCGGACTTCGCCGCCGCGTTCACCGTGGTGACGCCGGACTGGCGCGGGACCGGCGAGAGCGACCGGCCGGACACGGACTCGTACAGCACGCGCGGGTTCGCCGACGACGTCGCGGCCGTCCTCGCGGACGCCGGGATCGAGCGGGCCCACGTGTACGGCACGTCGATGGGCGGGCGGGTCGCCCAGTGGCTCGCCGCCGACCGGCCGGACCTCGTGGACCGGCTCGTCCTGGGGTGCACCTCACCGGGGGCGCCGCACGGCGTGGAGCGCGGGCCCGAGGTCCGGCGCGCCCTCACGCAGCCGGACCAGGAGGCGGCGGCGCGCGCCCTGCGGGAGCTGATGTACACACCCGCGTGGCTGGCGGCGCAGGAGGCGGCGGGGCGCACCGCGTTCCCCACGCTCGGGGATCCGACGATGCCCGGGCACGCCCGGCGGCGTCATCTGCGGGCCAGCGCCCGCCACGACGCGTGGGACGCGCTGCTGCGGATCAAGGCGCCGACGCTCGTGGTGCACGGCGACGACGACGCCTTCAACCCGACGGCCAACGCCCCGCTGCTCGCCGAGCGGATCGCGGACGCCCGGATGCGGCTCGTCCCGGGCGCCCGGCACGCGTACTTCGAGGAGTTCGCGGACGTGGCGACGCCCCTGGTCCTCGCGTTCCTGCACGGGGAGTGA
- a CDS encoding antibiotic biosynthesis monooxygenase, whose translation MSASPAHTVEYIRYRVPAERAAEFLSAYTRAAVPLAAAPQCVDYELARCEEDVEHFVLRITWTSTKDHLEGFRSSEHFRDFFAHVRPYVEDIEEMRHYAPTPVRGTGASTPTLYAWAGGAERFEKLTEVFYEKVLADDLLAPVFAGLAPEHAAHVAQWLGEVFGGPAAYSRAHGGPDGSGAHAHMVSKHLGKGITEPQRRRWVNLIQDAADEAGLPTDAEFRSAFVAYVEWGTRLAVYFSGPDAARPADQPVPAWTWGAAPPYQP comes from the coding sequence ATGAGCGCGAGCCCCGCCCACACCGTCGAGTACATCCGCTACCGCGTGCCCGCCGAGCGCGCCGCCGAGTTCCTGTCCGCGTACACACGCGCCGCCGTGCCGCTGGCCGCGGCGCCGCAGTGCGTGGACTACGAACTCGCCCGCTGCGAAGAGGACGTCGAGCACTTCGTCCTGCGCATCACCTGGACCTCCACCAAGGACCACCTGGAGGGCTTCCGGTCCTCGGAGCACTTCCGGGACTTCTTCGCGCACGTCCGCCCGTACGTCGAGGACATCGAGGAGATGCGGCACTACGCGCCGACCCCGGTGCGCGGCACCGGCGCCTCGACGCCGACGCTGTACGCGTGGGCGGGCGGCGCGGAGCGCTTCGAGAAGCTCACGGAGGTCTTCTACGAGAAGGTCCTCGCCGACGACCTCCTCGCCCCGGTCTTCGCGGGCCTCGCGCCCGAGCACGCGGCGCACGTCGCGCAGTGGCTCGGCGAGGTCTTCGGCGGCCCGGCGGCGTACTCCCGCGCCCACGGCGGGCCCGACGGCTCGGGAGCGCACGCCCACATGGTCTCCAAGCACCTCGGCAAGGGCATCACCGAGCCCCAGCGGCGCCGCTGGGTGAACCTCATCCAGGACGCGGCGGACGAGGCGGGCCTGCCCACCGACGCCGAGTTCCGCTCGGCGTTCGTGGCGTACGTGGAGTGGGGCACCCGCCTGGCCGTCTACTTCTCGGGCCCCGACGCGGCCCGCCCCGCCGACCAGCCCGTCCCCGCCTGGACCTGGGGCGCGGCCCCGCCGTACCAGCCCTGA
- a CDS encoding helix-turn-helix transcriptional regulator has product MDVNAAAPEGLDRRAELSEFLRTRRARLQPQDVGLTGYGRHRRVPGLRREELAQLAGVSVAYYTRLEQGNGRNVSAEVLDAIARALRLTSAEHAHLTHLAKPAAHKRKRVAPTQTLRPAVQQLLDAMDTVPAYVSGRRSDILGWNRMATAVFGDWGALPREQRNWARLVFLDPGVRELFADTWDQKTSDMVSFLRMDAGCYPNDPQLSALVGELSVKSDTFRRLWAAHDVREKGHGVKQLRHPLVGRLTLSYETMRLTDDTEQSLITYHAEPGSPSAEALRLLASWQAESPAGVR; this is encoded by the coding sequence ATGGACGTGAACGCCGCCGCACCCGAGGGCCTGGACCGCCGGGCCGAGCTGAGCGAGTTCCTGCGCACCCGCAGGGCCCGCCTCCAGCCCCAGGACGTCGGCCTGACCGGCTACGGCAGGCACCGGCGGGTCCCGGGGCTGCGCCGCGAGGAGCTGGCGCAGCTCGCGGGCGTCTCGGTGGCGTACTACACGCGCCTGGAGCAGGGCAACGGCCGCAATGTGTCGGCCGAGGTCCTCGACGCCATCGCGCGCGCCCTGCGGCTGACCAGCGCGGAGCACGCGCACCTCACGCACCTCGCCAAGCCCGCGGCGCACAAGCGGAAGCGGGTCGCGCCGACGCAGACGCTGCGGCCCGCGGTGCAGCAGCTGCTCGACGCGATGGACACCGTCCCGGCGTACGTCAGCGGGCGCCGCTCCGACATCCTCGGCTGGAACCGCATGGCCACCGCCGTCTTCGGCGACTGGGGCGCGCTGCCGCGCGAGCAGCGGAACTGGGCCCGGCTGGTCTTCCTCGACCCGGGCGTGCGGGAGCTGTTCGCCGACACGTGGGACCAGAAGACGTCCGACATGGTCAGCTTCCTGCGGATGGACGCGGGCTGCTATCCGAACGACCCGCAGCTGTCGGCCCTCGTCGGGGAGCTCTCCGTGAAGAGCGACACGTTCCGGCGGCTGTGGGCGGCGCACGACGTGCGGGAGAAGGGGCACGGCGTCAAGCAGCTGCGGCATCCGCTGGTCGGCCGGCTGACGCTGTCGTACGAGACGATGCGGCTCACCGACGACACGGAGCAGTCCCTGATCACCTACCACGCCGAGCCCGGCTCCCCCTCCGCCGAGGCCCTCCGCCTCCTGGCCAGCTGGCAGGCGGAGTCCCCGGCGGGGGTGCGCTGA
- a CDS encoding sigma factor-like helix-turn-helix DNA-binding protein — protein sequence MRERQAAQQARRAREFQAFVAGAAGRLLHAATLLTGERPDANPRARTLLTRALAATYASWDRMRGEDPYDRTRTHVAVHYARGAWWRYRGHGGLLARLSPLERLVLVLRLYEGVAEEQTAALLGLPPERVRAVSARAVATVLHPPRGPAPAVPALGEAASS from the coding sequence GTGCGAGAGCGGCAGGCCGCCCAACAGGCCCGCCGCGCCCGGGAGTTCCAGGCGTTCGTCGCGGGCGCGGCAGGGCGTCTCCTGCATGCCGCCACGCTGCTCACCGGTGAGCGGCCGGACGCCAACCCCCGCGCGCGGACGCTGCTGACCCGCGCGCTCGCCGCGACGTACGCCTCCTGGGACCGGATGCGGGGCGAGGACCCCTACGACCGCACCCGTACGCACGTGGCCGTGCACTACGCGCGCGGTGCCTGGTGGCGCTACCGCGGCCACGGAGGGCTGCTCGCCCGGCTGTCCCCCCTGGAGCGGCTCGTTCTCGTCCTGCGTCTCTACGAAGGCGTCGCCGAGGAGCAGACCGCGGCGCTGCTCGGGCTGCCGCCGGAGCGCGTGCGCGCCGTGAGCGCCCGCGCCGTCGCCACCGTCCTGCACCCGCCCCGGGGGCCCGCCCCCGCGGTACCGGCCCTGGGGGAGGCGGCCTCGTCATGA
- the msrA gene encoding peptide-methionine (S)-S-oxide reductase MsrA, whose amino-acid sequence MIFGRTPVLPTPEEALKGRETPEFEVPSRHTVLGTALQGPYPEGLEVADFGLGCFWGAERKFWQTDGVWTTLVGYQGGFTKNPSYEEVCSGLTGHTEVVRVVFDPSKVTYAELLKVFWESHNPTQGFRQGNDVGTQYRSAVYTHSPVQEETATASREAYQQVLTAAGLGTITTTVLPAEDRAFWPAEPYHQQYLDKNPDGYCGIGGTGVELSSPSATNWGRACPTGIAPAPEAAR is encoded by the coding sequence ATGATCTTCGGCCGCACCCCCGTGCTCCCGACTCCCGAGGAGGCCCTGAAGGGCCGCGAGACCCCCGAGTTCGAGGTCCCCTCCCGGCACACCGTCCTCGGTACCGCCCTCCAGGGCCCGTATCCCGAGGGCCTGGAGGTGGCGGACTTCGGGCTCGGCTGCTTCTGGGGCGCGGAGCGCAAGTTCTGGCAGACGGACGGCGTCTGGACGACCCTGGTCGGCTACCAGGGCGGATTCACCAAGAACCCGTCCTACGAAGAGGTGTGCTCCGGCCTGACCGGCCACACCGAGGTGGTCCGCGTCGTCTTCGACCCCTCCAAGGTCACCTACGCCGAGCTCCTGAAGGTCTTCTGGGAGTCGCACAACCCGACGCAGGGCTTCCGCCAGGGCAATGACGTGGGCACGCAGTACCGCTCGGCGGTCTACACCCACTCCCCCGTCCAGGAGGAGACGGCCACCGCGTCCCGCGAGGCCTACCAGCAGGTCCTCACGGCCGCGGGCCTCGGCACGATCACCACGACGGTGCTGCCCGCCGAGGACCGCGCCTTCTGGCCCGCCGAGCCCTACCACCAGCAGTACCTGGACAAGAACCCCGACGGGTACTGCGGCATCGGCGGCACCGGCGTCGAGCTGAGCAGCCCCTCCGCGACGAACTGGGGCCGGGCCTGCCCCACCGGCATCGCCCCCGCGCCGGAAGCCGCGCGGTAG